Proteins encoded together in one Ferroglobus placidus DSM 10642 window:
- a CDS encoding DsbA family protein: protein MDLSGKNLAVLAIIFVLGFAAGYAVNYGSKEKIEKSSLSEIEEKVVNFVNTNLLKPGIEAKIVNVSEEDGFYVFDLEFSKDGNTLGYDSVYVTKDGKYLFIGKFDLSGEVENEKAEKLIDVENEPWKGDPNAKITIVEFSSYDCPFCAKFALETLPKILQNFSVKVVFKDFPIHGEVKAHEAANCAGEQGKYWEYHDVLFQRQEEWRKNESKLLEYAKELGLNVSEFEICLNSDKYREEVLKDKEEGIKLGVRGTPTFFVNGKVVEGAKPYEEFEKILKELEEK, encoded by the coding sequence ATGGATTTAAGCGGTAAGAATTTGGCAGTACTCGCGATAATCTTCGTTCTCGGATTCGCTGCCGGATACGCTGTAAATTACGGCAGCAAGGAGAAGATCGAAAAATCTTCTCTGTCTGAGATAGAGGAAAAGGTCGTCAACTTCGTAAATACAAATTTGCTTAAGCCGGGAATTGAGGCTAAAATCGTTAACGTGAGCGAAGAGGATGGCTTTTACGTTTTCGATCTCGAATTCTCCAAAGACGGAAACACTTTAGGCTACGACTCCGTTTACGTTACGAAAGACGGGAAGTACCTCTTTATCGGGAAGTTCGATTTGAGCGGAGAAGTCGAAAATGAAAAAGCTGAAAAATTAATTGACGTCGAAAACGAACCTTGGAAAGGAGATCCGAACGCGAAGATTACTATAGTGGAGTTCTCCAGCTACGACTGCCCGTTCTGTGCGAAGTTCGCTCTGGAAACTCTTCCAAAAATTCTGCAAAACTTCAGCGTCAAAGTTGTTTTCAAAGACTTTCCAATCCATGGAGAAGTGAAGGCTCACGAAGCAGCAAATTGTGCGGGAGAGCAGGGGAAGTACTGGGAGTACCACGACGTTCTCTTTCAGCGACAGGAAGAGTGGAGAAAAAACGAGAGCAAGCTTTTAGAATACGCCAAGGAGCTCGGACTGAACGTGAGCGAGTTCGAAATTTGTCTGAATTCGGATAAGTATAGGGAGGAGGTTTTGAAAGACAAGGAAGAAGGAATAAAGCTTGGAGTTAGAGGTACGCCGACGTTTTTCGTAAACGGAAAGGTCGTTGAAGGAGCGAAGCCCTACGAAGAGTTCGAGAAAATCCTGAAGGAGTTGGAGGAAAAATAA